TTTTCACTTGTCTGCTCCAGTTTAGCGTTAGTGAGGTTCGTTAGAATTTTCATGTTAGTCCAAACCAGGTAATAAGGTGCCTGAGATTCGTTAGCGTGTTAGAAGTGAGTCAGAAGTTGGCGAGAGAAGTGTTTATTCTACCTATCACCAAAGCAAGATTGAGCCTGTGATTCTTTTTACTCGTACATCCGTCGTTCAAGTTCAGCATAGGCAATGGCAGGATCATCACTGGAATTATCAATATAAGCGACGGATGAAGCAGGGAGCGGCCAGGCTATCTCTTTACGGACGAGAGAAGCTGTGAAGGCATCCCAGTTGGCTAACTTCCATTCATCTAGTGGGGATTTTCTTGCTGAGATCCGCTTGTGATACAATGCTTCATTCTCTAAATAAATATAGGCCACACGCACATCCGTATCTTTCAGAGAACGTCCAATCCGTGCGAGTTCCTGCTCGATCCAGTCAGAGGTACCGATTTCCTTGGTAAATGGCCCCACAACGATCGTA
This Paenibacillus xylanexedens DNA region includes the following protein-coding sequences:
- a CDS encoding AAA family ATPase, with the translated sequence MSKLIFFLGGAGSGKTTLAKALSRKHKAAFFDMDILLRPAAEAIMTLQGLDPSDRDSPEYKRLCRDLGYRITMDAALDDVQLDIDTIVVGPFTKEIGTSDWIEQELARIGRSLKDTDVRVAYIYLENEALYHKRISARKSPLDEWKLANWDAFTASLVRKEIAWPLPASSVAYIDNSSDDPAIAYAELERRMYE